Genomic segment of Malus domestica chromosome 15, GDT2T_hap1:
AAAAGAGCGACGCATCAAGGGATACAAAAGCACCGCCACCAAGGAGACCCGTCTTAGCAGTTGGACAGGTTGTTTTGAGATTGCGATGAACGTTTCTTGTGAGATGAAGTTGCTCGGTTATTGTAGGCCATAGCAACAGAGCCGCAGCTAGTCCTGCTGTAAGCCTGCGTAATAGAACCATCACCAACGAACAGCGATTAGAAAGAGTGGGTGGAGCAGCTTTTACGGTCACAGTGGTGGCATAATGGAATTTATCTTGGTCAGCTACTCTAAACTATTTGATGCATCCTGCGTGACATAAAAGCTAACAGATCCAGAAATGGTAGACGAAATATGTTTATATAGGCAATGAAAAGCAGATGACTTGCCGGCATCATAGAACTTGTCAGAGTTCAAAATCTAATATAGATATATACAAAAATGCGACGCACAGAAAAGAACACTCACAGAGAAATGTTGAAGAATATGACGAAACTAGTGCTTCGGAACAAAGCAGCTTGTGGGAGGGACTTCCCTTTGTATGGGTAAAACAACGACAAGAATCCAGCGACTGTAGATACCAGGAGGAAGGCAAAAGACAGATACCCGAAGACAACTGATAGATCTGTAGGATACTTGCAGATCACAACATCTTTCCCAGCGATAGGAGTTCCAACTGCTGGCTGTCAAGAGATCAAAACAAAGAATCTATTTAGTAGCAAAGAAGACATGCAACTACTTCACAAATAAAGAAAGGGAATATACGAATAGGACTCGTAATATTTTTTCTGCTGTAATTTCCACACACTAGGATAAATATCCTACAGAAACGTTTCCTTTTGTTTCTTGTTATTAACCAGAATCGCTCGATCATATAAGTGCAAATCAGAATTTATTTCACCACCAGTAACTTGAAACAACAACAAtagcaacaacaaagctttttcccactaagtgggatcggctatatgaatcctagaacgccattacgctcggttctgtgtcacgTCTTCCAACCATGAATACACAAATAACTTGTCTTTGTTTTACTCAAAATTAGTAAGGGACACTCAATTGTCGAACAAGTTTCACTCTTGTCTACAGGTGATTCACCTGCCGAGAAGACGGGAAAACACACAACAAAGGAAACATTTCTTTACAATATTTACCAAATTTCGGAAAGACCCATTGAGTGTTCAGTGTTCTAATACAAAATTCACCAATTTCACCTATCAAACCGTCCAAGAGGCCACAATTATTTCCTTTTAGTTCAGTCAATAGTCTAAACTACCACGGGAGGCTACAGTTTTAGAACACAATATACACAAAATAATCAGGGAATACATCACAAAATTCACAATTACCTTCTTGTTTTCGGCAATAACTCCGAAAACGAATGAGAGAACACCAAAAAGTGCCACTGTCAAAGACATCTGCTTCACGGTCACCTCCATAGCCGCAAAATCACCACTACCCTGAAACCAAAACAATTCAAATTTAACAAAATTGAAATCATAATTCCaacaaaacccaacaaaaaatCTCCCAAATCAAAATCGAACCGGAACCCAGCGAAAAAATTACCTGAGAGAAACGAGGTCGGAGGGAATCGAATCGAATTCTGAACCGGTTTTACACTGGTGGGTTTGGGATTCTCCGTCTGAGGGAATCGGAATCCAGAGAAATGGCCCTATGGGGATTTTGTAATTGTGTCTTATCTATTTATTTATGCGGAAGACTTAAAGAGTCAACCGAACCGGTTCTAGAATCCCTCCTTTATCTCCGGTGCCAGCTCAGCTGGGAGAGCGAGTTTGCTTTTAGACCACTCTTTTGGCGCGTTCGTTTATCTTTCTTGCTGCTAGTAACTGTCACCGTGATGAATCTGGACGGTATGTGGGCCGTTTTAGTCACCTGTGGGACCCGGACTGttagttttggaagatgttggtGATGATCGGACGGTCAGAATGCCATGGAAATTGTGGGAAgtcttttattttgttattttttggaATTGTCtgatatttttatatttcaaGATTGCGTGTGGAATGTTGAATCATGAATGTCAATTTGGCAAGTTGTAATGAACATTAAATATTGTTGATTGTTTACTAAGAAATTATGTGTACCAaatattttgttagttgttcATTGTAAGTAATAGTTTATTAATAAATCAGCAATTGATTTCACTTATTCAAAGCAATTTTCACATTCGACTCGTATATAAATGTGAATATGATATATATTAGAGATAAGTATGATGCTAAAATCTAACCATTTAATGTTTTCGTGAGTCTTTTTGGTCTTCAAAATTGTGGACTGCCAAAGCTATTCGTTAGTTCTTTTTTATTAAACAAAATTTAACTATTCAATTGTAATTGTGTAGGTTTATCATTCGTGAATGATTTTATTTGtgaaaataattatgaaaatccCTTATTTGTTTTTAGAAAATAATCACAAACAACTATTCTTTCTATATATAACTTTTAACACACACCAACCAACACGGCACAAAGGAATGATATCAACATCTTACACTACATCTAAAGATACAATGTGTTAGAACATACTATTTTATAAAACAACATGAAAACAAACAATACTGGTAGTCTCGAATATCTCCAAAAACATGCTAATAACTATGGGGTTCCACTGCAgtgctacaaaaattgaatTGTCTAAATTTACGAGAAGTTATAATCCGAATTAATTCACGTTATTCAATGCTCGTAacatttcaaagaaaaaaaatgttcgTAACATTTAATACTACATGGTATGAAAGaatttttttcataaatatTCCAAAATGAAGCAATTCTCTAACGTTCAAATCTAGATCAACTTAAAAAATGCAATTGATAAAGCAAATGAAagaattgtttattaaaaaaaatgcagcAAGTCTCTAATGTTCGAATCTCGATCAACTTAAAAAATGTtattgataaaataaaagagagaTAAGATTGACATACGCTATAGAATTTCTTACGAATTAAGTATATCAGAATCTCCAAATGCACTGATCGACCACTCACAAGTACAATGACATTTGTTTAAGACTTCGTATTTCTTAATTAAttcttttacatataaagggcatttCCCAATAATTGGGATGTAAAATCTCCACAAGAATTGAGTGACCTGATCAAAGCAAATGATGGCCAAGAGAAGTTAAAGACTTTGCGTTGCTTCCTCCTGCTTTTTAGCATCACACATTTGACCCCCTTATGTTAttgtatttataaaataataaaacctaataaaGGGGCTAATGAAATTAATTTATTAGTTATTAATTAAAGAAGAAGGTTTATATAAACATTGAGAATTTAAGAGAACCGCATGTTGATCAACATGGACAGTTGCCTGCTACTAAAGAAAATGAGATCAAATCCAAAAGTAACGTCATTTCAACATAAAATGACAGTATGATACAATAATGATAGCGAGTAACTATATGTAATAATGAAAATGCTAAGTTGAGTTGGTATTGAAATATACAAGCTAAGTAGAGAGAAGAAACAATATTTATCTTATCCATCGATAGAACtttagatgcaaatttcttcctccttgatcttggacaaaattgcacctacaaaacaattaacacatttggttaaggccaaaagcctcacacgtccacgatgaatggggggctttggccgaagaacctccgatgccaaagttagaatttagagagaaaagtgtttagagagtttttggagttttgcaagagtgtagacttaggtttttagagaaaaatggGTAGTATTTATAGGGCATGGCCGGTCCCCTTTGGAGAaaaagtggccggcctttggGATGCTTTTTGTGTGCATTTTGTGGTTTAATGTGTGAGTTATTtggcaattaatggattaattagccaattaacacatTTTTTGAATGAATATTTTGGAGGTTGTGTAATTTATGTGGCATATTTTGTAAGTTATGGAAtgctagctaattgattagctaaaagaGGGGAAAAGAGgtaaaaaatatatggaatgaaataggttttgggagttaccttataagagggatttgatgagatggtttttgaattgttacctttttttggcatttttgacttggttgagggatgactacccgctgcttgcgcgtaggaatctcgTTGTACGTCAAGGGTacttttgtcctcttttgtctagaaattcacgtgtcgccttgtgattattttttgctccacaaatgcccccacacctgttgggttgctcgcagaaaagggcaacaggtgtagaTATTTTCTTGCACTAGGAAACTTTGAATTGTTTCTTaatttgatgttgattctctattttaataggaaattagatccttttaggaaagggaaataaatctctcaaagcctatttaagtccaccttaagtgggttgttaaatcaactttggagagcgatttattctaccctacaaaagagggaaagcttagaggatatttgttccccctcccttggcaatcttctacacttgcccgtgcaaatgatcgtctttcgttgctttcttcgtcttctccgtgccgcaccgAGGCAAGAAAAAACTTAATTCTTCTTATCTTATTCTTGGGTGGTGCTGCCATTGGGCAATCGtcagggtggtgcggcacgttgGCTAGCAATGGCCAAGAGTCGGCTTGTCATGGGCCAAGGAAGTGATGTGGCAGGGGCCATTGCTTAAGCGGCTCGGCTTGATTAAAGTCAATGATTGGTTCGGCATGGGCAGAGGAAGTGGCGTGGCATGGGCAATTGTTTAGGCTACCACGTCTGGGCTGCCTgccaaaaatgaggaaacttcttgagtttgatttctcaactGCCGTGGATGGAGCTGCCAAGATCGGAGCTACTAAAGATAAAGTGTCAGATAAGCAAATTATTGAGTGCAAAAATGGCTGCTACCCC
This window contains:
- the LOC103437278 gene encoding uncharacterized protein; this translates as MEVTVKQMSLTVALFGVLSFVFGVIAENKKPAVGTPIAGKDVVICKYPTDLSVVFGYLSFAFLLVSTVAGFLSLFYPYKGKSLPQAALFRSTSFVIFFNISLLTAGLAAALLLWPTITEQLHLTRNVHRNLKTTCPTAKTGLLGGGAFVSLDASLFWLVALMLADNAREDYFEETEKDVKGEYGQVSAIDFDGHANIKGSA